A single window of Mesoplodon densirostris isolate mMesDen1 chromosome 13, mMesDen1 primary haplotype, whole genome shotgun sequence DNA harbors:
- the LOC132500958 gene encoding translation machinery-associated protein 7: MSGREGGKKKPLKQPKKQAKEMDEEDKAFKQKQKEEQRKLEELKAKAAGKGPLATGGIKKSGKK; this comes from the coding sequence ATGTCGGGCCGTGAAGGTGGGAAGAAGAAGCCCCTGAAGCAGCCCAAGAAGCAAGCCAAGGAGATGGACGAGGAAGATAAAGCATTCAAGCAGAAACAGAAGGAGGAGCAAAGGAAACTTGAGGAGCTAAAAGCGAAGGCCGCGGGGAAAGGCCCCCTGGCCACAGGTGGAATTAAGAAATCTGGCAAAAAGTAA